In Sulfurimonas hongkongensis, a single genomic region encodes these proteins:
- a CDS encoding response regulator transcription factor, whose protein sequence is MNRRVLLIEDDLQMQSLIAEYLKKYNFTCNAFAHPLDAIEELKKSSSYAIVILDLMLPYIDGFDVLKRIKSISDIPVIISSARGDIGNKIHGFDLGADDYLAKPYEPRELVLRIEHILKKSLESKMTIGEFTIDKANREVLLDNYSIEFTKIEFEIFIFLVENRNKISSREQILNATSLDENTKNRTIDTHISNIRNKIGDDPKEPKYIKSVWGIGYKFMS, encoded by the coding sequence TTGAATAGAAGAGTTTTGCTTATAGAAGATGACCTGCAGATGCAAAGTTTGATAGCGGAGTACTTAAAGAAGTACAACTTTACCTGCAATGCCTTTGCACACCCGCTTGATGCAATAGAGGAGCTTAAGAAGAGCAGCTCTTACGCTATTGTTATTTTAGATTTAATGCTTCCCTATATTGACGGCTTTGATGTTTTAAAGCGTATTAAAAGCATCTCTGATATTCCGGTTATCATCTCTTCTGCAAGAGGAGATATTGGAAACAAGATACATGGTTTTGATTTGGGTGCTGATGACTATTTGGCAAAGCCTTATGAGCCAAGAGAGCTAGTTTTAAGGATAGAGCATATACTAAAAAAGTCTCTAGAGTCCAAAATGACAATAGGAGAGTTTACTATTGATAAGGCAAACAGAGAGGTTCTTTTAGATAACTACTCAATCGAGTTTACAAAAATTGAGTTTGAAATATTTATATTTTTAGTAGAAAACAGAAATAAAATATCCTCAAGAGAGCAGATTTTAAATGCAACCTCGCTAGATGAAAACACAAAAAACAGAACAATCGATACCCACATAAGTAACATAAGAAACAAGATAGGCGACGACCCCAAAGAGCCAAAATATATCAAGTCCGTCTGGGGCATTGGCTATAAGTTTATGAGCTAA
- a CDS encoding Spy/CpxP family protein refolding chaperone: MIKLKIFVLLCSLFLSFSLLADDYEHKQNKNHIYKNLDYLNLSKDQYKEIKEILIDYRKEYEKFYKKKAKREKELQELIREKKFDKEKYENIAQDIHQEALELEIDTLEEIHSILSASQRKKFSYYLWEWRVE, translated from the coding sequence ATGATAAAATTAAAAATATTCGTGCTTTTATGTAGTCTGTTTCTCTCCTTTTCACTTTTGGCAGATGATTATGAACATAAACAAAATAAAAACCATATCTATAAAAATCTAGACTATCTAAACCTCAGCAAAGATCAATATAAAGAGATAAAAGAGATATTGATAGATTATAGAAAAGAGTATGAAAAATTTTATAAGAAAAAAGCCAAAAGAGAAAAAGAGCTTCAAGAGCTTATAAGAGAAAAGAAGTTTGACAAAGAGAAGTATGAAAACATTGCACAAGATATACACCAAGAGGCTCTTGAGTTAGAGATTGACACTCTAGAAGAGATTCACTCTATATTATCAGCCTCACAGCGGAAAAAATTTTCATACTATTTGTGGGAGTGGAGAGTTGAATAG
- a CDS encoding cytochrome b/b6 domain-containing protein, whose amino-acid sequence MKSYIWSLPTRVFHWLFVVLILLAFLTDDDKLLNYHAIIGYGILTLLVFRFFWGYLGPKNSRFKDFPMALRDIKEFISNIFSSKQKYVGHNPIASYVMIGIFIVVFLTIITGILTFGIQEGKGLLSSLNSGFFKEMELFEDIHEFLSSILIALIVLHLLGILSDRVLHAKHETLNSIFSGYKVTKEDESIKLTIFQKLLAALFLAIFIAFLLFNLITPSNPLIVSSHKGVDYKKQNELFVKECASCHTLYPPHTLPKRSWIALMSDLENHFEDDASLDEEDNKNILDFLLKNSAETSTQEVSVKILNSIKNKDIIAITHTDFFKTRHKDISKEVFAHADVKSRANCKACHSDIEKGLIEDDKIKNIRAFM is encoded by the coding sequence ATGAAGTCTTATATATGGTCACTTCCTACTAGAGTCTTTCACTGGCTCTTTGTAGTGCTAATTTTACTTGCTTTTTTAACGGATGATGATAAGCTACTAAATTATCATGCGATTATCGGTTATGGAATTTTAACTCTTTTGGTTTTTAGATTTTTTTGGGGCTATCTTGGTCCGAAAAACTCTAGATTTAAAGATTTTCCAATGGCTCTTAGAGATATAAAAGAGTTTATATCAAATATTTTTAGCTCTAAACAGAAGTATGTAGGACACAATCCTATTGCATCTTATGTGATGATTGGTATATTTATAGTTGTTTTTCTTACTATAATTACAGGTATATTAACATTTGGTATTCAAGAGGGAAAAGGGTTGCTCTCATCGTTAAATAGCGGCTTTTTTAAAGAGATGGAACTCTTTGAAGATATACATGAGTTTTTATCTAGCATTTTAATTGCCCTGATAGTTCTGCATCTGCTGGGTATCTTAAGCGATAGAGTCCTTCATGCAAAACATGAGACGCTAAACTCTATATTTAGCGGTTACAAGGTGACAAAAGAGGATGAGAGTATTAAGCTAACTATTTTTCAAAAACTTTTAGCTGCGCTATTTCTGGCTATATTTATTGCTTTTTTGCTCTTTAACCTCATAACCCCTTCCAACCCACTGATTGTTTCAAGTCACAAGGGCGTGGATTATAAAAAACAAAATGAGCTTTTTGTTAAAGAGTGTGCCTCATGCCACACACTCTATCCACCGCATACGCTGCCAAAAAGGTCATGGATAGCTTTAATGAGTGATTTAGAGAACCATTTTGAAGATGATGCTTCCTTGGATGAAGAAGATAACAAAAACATTTTAGATTTTTTACTAAAAAATAGTGCTGAGACCTCAACGCAAGAGGTAAGTGTTAAGATTTTGAATTCGATAAAAAATAAAGATATAATAGCAATAACCCACACAGATTTCTTCAAAACTAGGCATAAAGATATTTCAAAAGAAGTTTTTGCACATGCTGATGTAAAAAGCAGAGCAAACTGCAAAGCATGTCATAGTGATATAGAAAAAGGATTGATTGAAGATGATAAAATTAAAAATATTCGTGCTTTTATGTAG
- a CDS encoding diheme cytochrome c, with translation MKPLILLAALASVVLAASYDKKGVAVATDKLYVKECGSCHFAYQPGLLPSNSWQKMMSNLENHFGSDASLAKEDFDYISKYLNKNSAEKFMNYKRSSRVVNSLREGEIPDSISKTPYMIEKHKDIRENLITQEEVKGIFNCTACHTTVQKGIYSERDIMIPNYGRWED, from the coding sequence ATGAAGCCATTAATTTTATTAGCAGCACTAGCGAGTGTAGTTTTAGCAGCAAGTTACGATAAAAAAGGTGTTGCTGTGGCAACGGACAAGCTATATGTAAAAGAGTGCGGCTCGTGCCACTTTGCATATCAACCCGGTCTTCTTCCATCAAACTCTTGGCAGAAGATGATGTCAAATCTCGAAAATCACTTCGGCTCTGATGCCTCTTTGGCAAAAGAGGATTTTGATTATATTAGTAAGTATTTAAATAAAAACAGTGCTGAGAAGTTTATGAATTATAAAAGAAGTTCTAGAGTTGTAAATAGCCTAAGAGAGGGAGAAATTCCGGACTCTATATCAAAGACCCCATATATGATTGAAAAGCACAAAGATATAAGAGAGAATCTTATAACACAAGAAGAGGTAAAAGGGATATTTAACTGCACCGCATGTCATACCACAGTGCAAAAAGGTATATATAGCGAGAGAGATATCATGATTCCAAATTATGGAAGATGGGAAGATTAA